The following nucleotide sequence is from Acidobacteriota bacterium.
TTTGTCCTCTCCCACATAATCAATCTCCTTTATCTATATGAATGTATTTTGCCTCAAAAAGTTGAAAGCGCAAAGAACCGGAAGCGGCTCCCTGCGCTTTTACGAAATGCAATAAGAGAAGTTTGACCTAATTATTTTTAACCGCTGGCCTATCGAAATTATCTGATGTAGGTTTTGCGGATGAGCGAACCGGCAGCGTTAAAGGTTTAACGAATTTGATTCTCAGGATAGTCCCGGATTGCAAATTCACTTCGGCTCCCTTGGTCATGATCAATCCGCCCAATGCCCCTGCACCTAAAGCGCCGGCTCCAGCAGCGCCACCGCCTCCTGAAAGAATGATGACCCCTGCGCCCATTGCGCCAACCTGACTGCCTCGTATGACGTTATCTAAGGTTTTATCACCACGTTTTCCACCTTTGACCTGGCCTTCATCATTTGCTTTTAATTTGTCATTGTTGTCCCAATCATCAACCGTCGTCAGCATAATCGAAATCGGTTCCTCGCCCCAGGGCATTCCAATGCGCTCAAAAATTAAACCCAATTCGCCTTCCTTATGTCCGCGCTTTGCAGCTTTAACGTGAGTAACTTTTCCGCGAAATTCGGTGCCTTTTGCAATCACCAGCTCACCATTGACATAAATTGCATCTTCCAGAGTAGCAATTACCGGGTCTCCAACTTCATTCAATTTTGAACTCAGACGGGTTTGTAAAACAATGCGGGTCTTGGTTTCCGGTTCGATTGTGGCTTCGCGCGCGCTTTGCGCAAATAGAAAGAGTGGTGTTCCCGCTAAAAATGTGAATCCCATTAGCAAGCTAAACAGCTTTTTCATTTCATTACCTCCGAAATGGCAGTCCTTTGGTTGAAAATATTAGCTCAGTCTCATCTGAGCAACAATGTAAATTAACGCTGAACGGGAGACAAAAGAAACTGAGTGTTAGCCAATCGCCTGTTTTAGAAATTCAGCCATCCGCCTGGCTTTATTTTCTATATCATCCTGATTTTCACCTTCAATCATCACGCGGGCTAAATTTTCGGTTCCTGAATAACGAATGAGAACCCGACCACGACCTTGCATCTCTTTTTCAAGTTCATCAATGGCGGTCATTACTTCGGGCATTGAATGGAGTGGTGGTTTATGACTTACACGGATATTGACTAAGGTCTGGGGATAGGTTTTCATTGACGCAGCCAGCGCTTTCAAAGAGGTTCCATTCTCGACAATGGCGCGAAGTAAAGATAAAGCCGTAATGATGCCATCACCGGCTAAAGAAATATCTGAAAGAATGATGTGACCGGATTGTTCGCCCCCGATACTTGCGTCTTTCGCTAACATTTCTTCCAGCACAAAACGGTCACCAACCTGCGCGCGAATTAACTCTATATTCCTTTCTTTGAGTCCGATTTCAAGTCCCAGATTACTCATCACTGTCGCGACGACCAGATTATTTTTTAACTTGCCCTGGGTTCGGAAACTTTCAGCAAGGATCAGCATGGTGAAATCGCCATCAACCAGCTTTCCTTCATCGTCAACGAAAAGCGCCCGGTCTGCATCTCCGTCAAAAGCAAGTCCCAGGTCAAACCCTCCGCCCCTAACCAGATTTTGTAAATCGTTTAAATGTAAGGCTCCGCAATTTTCATTGATATTGACGCCGTTTGGCGAGGCATGAATCACCGCAAGATTGGCTCCAAGCCGTTTAAAAACCTGCGGCGCAATATTTGACGCAGCCCCATTCGCGCAATCTATCGCGATGTTTAATCCTGAAAGGTTCAATCCATTCCCAATCTCTTCGGTTAAAAAATCAAGATACCGATTTAGCGAATCCGCTTCGGAATTTTTGTTATTTTCCCGAGCCAATTCATCTGCGAGCTTCAGTAAAGAGTGTCCCTCGTATGCGTTGTCAAAAATATCTCTCTCGATTTTTGACTCCATCTCATCAGTCAATTTTTTTCCTGAAGGAGTAAAAATCTTTATACCGTTATCCTGAA
It contains:
- the glmM gene encoding phosphoglucosamine mutase, with the protein product MTAPKIQKLFGTDGIRGKAYEFPLDQKTVEVIGFSLTQNLSSQLGHHPSIIIGRDTRESGLPIQRALTKGAIAAGAMVSSAGVITTPGVAFITRTTPYDAGVVISASHNPFQDNGIKIFTPSGKKLTDEMESKIERDIFDNAYEGHSLLKLADELARENNKNSEADSLNRYLDFLTEEIGNGLNLSGLNIAIDCANGAASNIAPQVFKRLGANLAVIHASPNGVNINENCGALHLNDLQNLVRGGGFDLGLAFDGDADRALFVDDEGKLVDGDFTMLILAESFRTQGKLKNNLVVATVMSNLGLEIGLKERNIELIRAQVGDRFVLEEMLAKDASIGGEQSGHIILSDISLAGDGIITALSLLRAIVENGTSLKALAASMKTYPQTLVNIRVSHKPPLHSMPEVMTAIDELEKEMQGRGRVLIRYSGTENLARVMIEGENQDDIENKARRMAEFLKQAIG